A single genomic interval of Asinibacterium sp. OR53 harbors:
- a CDS encoding response regulator, which translates to MTPEYQRILLVDDDDVTNFLSREIFRHYHPDVCIDIALNGKEAIELLIRASEEEEASLPQIILLDINMPVMDGWDFLDHFKVMAESRPNLGEIRVFILTSSVYPEDIKRAMTYPLVQKAYSKPLNDQQIKEMMG; encoded by the coding sequence ATGACGCCTGAATACCAGCGGATACTTTTGGTAGACGACGATGATGTAACGAATTTCCTTAGCCGGGAAATATTCCGGCACTATCATCCAGACGTTTGCATTGATATAGCCCTGAACGGAAAAGAGGCCATCGAGTTGTTGATCCGTGCATCGGAAGAGGAAGAGGCCAGTCTGCCCCAGATCATCCTGCTAGATATCAATATGCCTGTAATGGATGGATGGGATTTCCTGGACCATTTCAAGGTAATGGCGGAAAGCAGGCCAAACCTGGGTGAAATCCGTGTGTTTATTTTAACTTCTTCGGTCTATCCGGAAGATATCAAAAGGGCTATGACCTACCCATTGGTGCAAAAAGCCTATTCTAAACCATTGAATGACCAGCAAATCAAAGAAATGATGGGGTGA